One Flavobacterium cerinum genomic window, AGATTTTGTAACGCGCTAAACAGCTTTAAGGCTCCTATCTTGTATGATATGGAAAATGATAATTTTTGGGAATGTGCATTAACCGGTTTTGAAACAAACGAGCTTGTTGCTATCGGTAGTAAAAATTTCTACGAATGTCACGCATTAACTGCCTTTTCGGCTCCGATAATGACTACTATGGGAAGCAAAAATTTTCACGAATGTCAAATATTAACCGATTTCGAAGCTCCGAAACTGACGACTATCGGAAATAAAAATTTCTACGAGTGTCACCAGTTAACTCGTTTTAAAGCACCTGTGTTAACTGCTGTCGGAAATAAAAATTTCTACCAATGTCATGCGCTAACCGGCTTCGATGCTTCGGTACTGACTTCTTTCGGAAATGACAATTTCTATGAATGTGAAACATTAACCCAGTTTGAAACGCCGGTACTAACAACCATGGGAAGTGAAAATTTTGCCCGTTGTTATACGTTAACCCGTTATGAGGCTCCGGTGCTGACGGCTATGCGAAACGGCAATTTTAGATTTTGTGAAGTGCTAACCGATTTTGTAGCTCCTGTGTTAACGACTATTAGAAACGAAAATTTCTATTGCTGTAGGGCGTTAACCCATTTCGATGCTACTGTGTTGACTTCGATGGGAAAACACAATTTTAGGTTTTGTGAAGCATTAAACGGATTTGTGGCTCCGGTGTTGACGACTATTAAAAACTACAATTTTACATTCTGTAAAGCACTAACCAGCTTCGAGGCGCCCGTATTGACTTCTATCGCTGACTGTAATTTCAACAAATGTGGTTTAATCCGCTTTGAGGCTCCGGCGCTAACTATCATGGAGTGGTATAATTTTAAAGAATGTCATGCACTAACCCATTTTACGGCTCCGGTGCTGAAATCTCTCGGAAGAGAAAATTTTTATGAATGTTATACACTTACAAACTTCGAGGCTCCGATGCTGAGATCTATTGAAGACGATAATTTTAAAGAATGTCATGCCCTAACCGATTTTACGGCTCCGGCCCTGATTTTTACCGGAAGTAATAATTTCAACGGATGTCAGGCGTTAACTCGTTTTGAAGCACCGGCACTGACTTCTGTCAAATGGTATAACTTTCGTAAATGTGACGCATTAACCAGTGTACGATTCGGAAAGTATGAATACATCGTAAAAGCTGTTGATGGAGTATTAATCAATATTGAAAATTCCAGAAATTCGGAAGGGATGATAATATATAGCGGTTCTGTTTTGAAAAGTTACAACGATGGTATCCCTGAATTGACAACAACAATTTTAGTTGAAAAAGAAGGCTTTTTTGGCTATAGCGAAACGCTGAAAGATGCTGTTGCAGATTTAGAATTTAAAATTTTAACGGAAAAATAAAAAAGGATCATCATGGAAATACAGCATAATACATTACTACGTATTGATTCTGACGATATAAATGAGGGGATTCTTTATTTACCGGAATCAGTAACAAAAATTGAAGATTCAGTTATTCAAAATCAACCGGAGCTTGTTAAAGTTGTCGCGCCCGGAGTAACGACCATCGGAAACGTAAATTTTATAAAATGTACTGCACTAACCGAGTTCAAAGCTCCAGTACTGACGGCAATCGGAAACAACAATTTTATAGAATGTATTGCACTAACCGATTTCGAGGCTCCCAAACTGACTACAATCGGAGACCTGAATTTTATCGTTTGTGAAACATTAACTGCATTTGAGTTTCCCCGGTTAACTACTATAGGTAATAGTAATTTCAGATATTGTATGCTAACGGATTTCAAGGCTCCTGCGCTGATTTCTATAAGCGAGGGTAATTTCTACGAATGTCCCGTTTTAAAGGACTTTGTGGCTCCTTCGCTGATTGCTATCGAAGACCATAATTTTACTATTTGTAATGCGCTAACGCGTTTTGAGGCTCCTGTACTGATTGCTATCGGATGGGACAATTTCCAATCTTGTCCCGCATTAACCGTTTTCGAGGCGCCCGCACTGAGAGATGTCGGAAACAACAATTTTAAAGAAAGGAATTAAAAACCAACGGAGACAATATATAGTGCTTTCAAATTAGAAAATTATAGTGTACCTGAAAATTTTCTAACCGTTAATAGTAGGTGTATTCCTTGTAAAGAACATGTTCTATTTTTTGTTTACCAATATCGGCATACGTATAAATAACAGTTGGATTTCCATTGTTATCATATTCCTGAACGACTTGTATGCGGTAAGACACAACCGTTTTACCATCCGTGTTTTCAGTCGCCTTGGTTTTAATTTCTAGTATCTTATCGTTTTTGTAGATCGTTTCTGTTTCTTCGGTTAAGTCGATAACATCTTTATTTTTTAAAACGCATTTGAGTATCCGGTAATTTTTATCTAAAGTAAAATTGGAACTAGTGCTGTCTTTTAGATTGAGAATACTGTAATTATAATCGTCTGACCAAATAAACTTGTAGTTATTTTCCTTGAATTCACCGTCATATAAACGGACTGTTTCTTTGTAGGATAACGCTCTTCCTTTGCCGGTATAATGATCGGAAAACTCGGATTTGCCTAAACTACCGAGAATCCATAACTTATTTATTGAAATGGGATCACCTGCGTTATCAAACGTCATCGTAACTTTACCGATGTACTTGTCATTTTTTATGGGTATTTTATCGTCTTCTCCTTTATAATAGATATAAGTGGTTCCTTTTTTTACGGAACCTTTAAGTCCGTATTCTTGTTTCAGCGTGTATGCTGTTTCGGTATTTTTGCTTTCTTGTCCCTTACAGGATAAGAATATTTGAAGAAGTAAAAGTAATACGGCTGCTTTTTTCATTTGGCGTTTTGGTTTTACCAACATATTTGGTTTAACTGCTATTTTCAAATAGGTATTTGATTATAAATGTAAGAAAATTATTTAAAAAACAAGAAATAGCACAAAATAAATCCAAACCATTCTAAAAATTTAGTTTGGTAATTCCTTCATCGTTTTACTCCAATCATAGGACAATAAATAAATTAGTAATTATATCGAATAGTGCCTTGTTTTATGAATTTAAAAAATATAAAATAGGGCAAAATACCCTAAATAAGGGTAAGCAGTTATTAGTTAATTGGTTATTTTTAAAATTATAAAAACAGTATAACCCTAAAATAATTATAATGAAGAAGCTTAACCTTAAAAAGAAAGTAATTTCTGTGTTAACGGATAGCGAAAAAGGCGCTATTAAAGGTGGTGGAGGCGTTGGTCCGGCCATGCCGTTTACTTATACACAATCGGTAATGATCTGCGTTGATCCGATGGGACCGCCGGAACTTACCCGGGCACTCGGTTGTGAAATACCGTTATTAACCAAAGATTGTCCTCCTTTAGAGCCATAAGAATAAAGGTTATTTAGTCTTTGTAACATAATAGAACACCCTGTCGGTTTAAAACGAACAGGGTGATTTTTTTTGTAGCGTTTAAAATGTAAAAAGAACAGTTCTATAAGAGAACTTATAGTATATTTACTTTATTGATGTTATAAAAAAATAGAAGATGCACGTATCACCAAAGTATGATTTTGAAATCAGTTTCTTAGAAGAAATCGATAAGGAACTATATCCTGAAGATCTTGTTACCGGTATTTTCGAGGTTATTATGAATACAAGATTGGGTATCTATGTCAGATTTATTCCTGAGATAGATGGAATTGATGAAAAATGGCCCTTCGATTTCGTTGACTATGATGAAACTACCATTCAAGGAATACGAAAGCTTCTGCTTTTAGAATCGGTATATGTTGTTACACCTTCAGATAAATGGAAGGGAGAAACAAAAAAAATAAACAAAGAATTTATAGCGAAGTGTTTTGATGTTGCCGATATAGAAAATATGCGCGATGTTGTTGTTTTCTTTATTTCGAAAGCCGACTTTGAATTATATGAAAACGAAAAAGAAAAAATGTCGGTTTCGGATCCTCATATAAAAGATAACCGATATAAAAACTTTATAGCGAATTTAGAAAAAGAATACAAATTGCCCGTGTTTTTAAAAACGCAGATTATTAACTCTCCATATTTATCGGATGAAGAACTGTTTCTTTTAATGAGAAAAAGGGATGAAAAAGGAAATATAGTTGTTATAGAAAATTAAACGTATTACAACATGCAGCTTTACAGAAGAGAATTCAATTATTCATTATATTATTTTGACAGTCAGTACGAAGAGGATGATTTGTACCATGATGCAAAAGATTTCGGACAGGACAAAGTAAAAGACATTTTTAAACTGTCGTTAAATCTTTATGCAGAAATTTATTTTTTACCCAAAATAGAAAATATTGACAAATCCTGGCCACCTTATTGTGACTGTCGTACAATACAAACTGCAAAAGAGCTGTACATCGCATTACTTTATCATAAACATTACCAATGGGCCGGGCAAGTAAAAATAGTGGAACCTGAAATTAAAAATACAAGGGTGCAATCGGATTCAGGAATTCCATTTACTTATCCGGGAATTGTTTTTTTTATTTCTGAAGAAGAATATGAAAAC contains:
- a CDS encoding leucine-rich repeat protein, giving the protein MEIQHNALLRIDAGDIKDGVLYLPESVTKIAEGVIKNQKELVKVVAPGLTVVGNKNCYQCYALTHFEAPRLEYIGNKNFYQCHALTGLEAPVLDYIGDKNFYECSALTRLTTPVLRDVGSKNFYKCTALTAFETSELTFMRDHNFRFCKALTCFKAPRLGSIWSGNFDRCESLTVLELPKLTSISDHNFNRCDALSRFVAPMLTHLGNDNFGICTALTDFDTPVLRYIKSKNFRFCNALNSFKAPILYDMENDNFWECALTGFETNELVAIGSKNFYECHALTAFSAPIMTTMGSKNFHECQILTDFEAPKLTTIGNKNFYECHQLTRFKAPVLTAVGNKNFYQCHALTGFDASVLTSFGNDNFYECETLTQFETPVLTTMGSENFARCYTLTRYEAPVLTAMRNGNFRFCEVLTDFVAPVLTTIRNENFYCCRALTHFDATVLTSMGKHNFRFCEALNGFVAPVLTTIKNYNFTFCKALTSFEAPVLTSIADCNFNKCGLIRFEAPALTIMEWYNFKECHALTHFTAPVLKSLGRENFYECYTLTNFEAPMLRSIEDDNFKECHALTDFTAPALIFTGSNNFNGCQALTRFEAPALTSVKWYNFRKCDALTSVRFGKYEYIVKAVDGVLINIENSRNSEGMIIYSGSVLKSYNDGIPELTTTILVEKEGFFGYSETLKDAVADLEFKILTEK
- a CDS encoding leucine-rich repeat protein; amino-acid sequence: MEIQHNTLLRIDSDDINEGILYLPESVTKIEDSVIQNQPELVKVVAPGVTTIGNVNFIKCTALTEFKAPVLTAIGNNNFIECIALTDFEAPKLTTIGDLNFIVCETLTAFEFPRLTTIGNSNFRYCMLTDFKAPALISISEGNFYECPVLKDFVAPSLIAIEDHNFTICNALTRFEAPVLIAIGWDNFQSCPALTVFEAPALRDVGNNNFKERN
- a CDS encoding class I lanthipeptide — protein: MKKLNLKKKVISVLTDSEKGAIKGGGGVGPAMPFTYTQSVMICVDPMGPPELTRALGCEIPLLTKDCPPLEP